In Thermogemmata fonticola, a genomic segment contains:
- a CDS encoding Trm112 family protein has product MIDQILPYLRCPFDPHRQTPLQRAEDALLCPACAARFPIRNGIPVLVPRDAILPEGVRHPDQLPPRHLPPSSPPSPMPS; this is encoded by the coding sequence ATGATCGACCAGATTCTCCCCTACCTTCGCTGTCCTTTCGACCCCCACCGCCAAACCCCTCTTCAGCGCGCGGAGGACGCCCTCCTCTGCCCCGCCTGTGCCGCACGCTTCCCCATCCGTAATGGGATTCCTGTCCTGGTGCCCCGCGACGCCATCCTGCCCGAAGGCGTCCGCCATCCCGATCAACTCCCCCCTCGCCACCTGCCCCCGTCGTCCCCGCCGTCACCGATGCCTTCCTGA
- the purQ gene encoding phosphoribosylformylglycinamidine synthase I has protein sequence MAKPAALILRAPGTNCDCEVQTAFELLGVRADRVHLNALCEQPRLLRRYHILVLPGGFSYGDDIGAGKVQALYFQHYLSDALRQFRDEEKLILGICNGFQVLLKAGLLVPPDEEGPLATLTLNDSGHYEDRWVHLQVTSRKCPFLEGIERLYVPVGHAEGKFLCRQEWIARGLEQAGQVVLRYVDAAGQRGGYPINPNGSQNDIAGLCDATGRVLGMMPHPDRHLFPTQHPQWTRRGLAEEGEGLSIFRNAVRFFERN, from the coding sequence ATGGCGAAACCAGCAGCACTCATTTTGCGCGCTCCTGGAACCAATTGCGATTGCGAGGTTCAGACGGCATTTGAGCTTCTGGGCGTGCGCGCGGATCGGGTCCACCTCAATGCCCTGTGCGAGCAGCCCCGCCTGTTGCGGCGCTACCACATTTTGGTGCTTCCCGGCGGCTTTTCGTATGGGGATGACATCGGTGCGGGGAAAGTCCAGGCTCTGTATTTCCAGCATTACTTGAGCGACGCCTTACGGCAATTCCGGGATGAGGAAAAGCTGATCTTAGGGATTTGCAACGGCTTTCAGGTGTTGCTCAAGGCGGGACTTTTGGTGCCGCCGGATGAGGAAGGCCCCTTGGCGACGCTGACCCTCAACGATTCGGGGCATTACGAGGATCGCTGGGTCCATTTACAGGTGACCTCCCGCAAGTGTCCGTTTTTGGAGGGGATCGAGCGGCTTTATGTCCCTGTTGGTCATGCGGAGGGGAAGTTCCTCTGCCGGCAGGAGTGGATCGCTCGCGGTCTGGAGCAGGCGGGGCAAGTGGTGCTGCGGTATGTGGATGCCGCGGGACAGCGGGGCGGTTACCCGATCAATCCCAACGGTTCCCAGAACGACATTGCCGGACTGTGCGATGCCACGGGCCGAGTGCTGGGAATGATGCCCCATCCAGATCGGCATCTCTTCCCGACTCAGCATCCGCAATGGACGCGGCGCGGGTTGGCAGAAGAGGGGGAAGGATTGAGCATCTTTCGCAACGCCGTCCGGTTCTTCGAGCGGAATTGA
- a CDS encoding DEAD/DEAH box helicase, whose product MPLVTTRSFAELRISRAVLDALEHAGYRHPTPIQEAIIPLALRGRDVIGQSQTGTGKTAAYLLPFLTRWRPHRFRGPIGLVMVPTRELALQVSAEAHKLAPCRRFRVVTLYGGVPLERQTRLLKHSTDLVVGTPGRLLDHLRRGTLQLRDVRYVVLDEADRMLDIGFRPDIERILRHCPSQRQTLLMSATVPEAVLRLVHRYMTDPQHVNLMPEQSTVATIRQSYITVDAEKKFELLCYLLERESPRQCLIFVARKQGADELYRQLKPRFAETAVIHGDLTQRQRERIMAAFRSGDIRFLIATDVMSRGIDVEGISHVINYDLPEDADNYIHRIGRTGRLGRDGVAISFVTPEQGELLTRIEMTINRLLDKEEVEGEWFTPRLVISAEPFLPNPLDQLPRDEEGWWKEEEEPPFPMPSSEWSSPPGDRSAVSSARRLPRRYRNRL is encoded by the coding sequence GTGCCCCTGGTCACTACTCGTAGTTTCGCAGAATTGCGTATCAGCCGGGCGGTTCTGGACGCCCTGGAGCATGCCGGCTACCGTCATCCCACGCCGATACAAGAGGCGATCATTCCCCTGGCATTGCGCGGCCGGGATGTCATTGGCCAATCCCAAACCGGAACGGGCAAGACCGCCGCTTACCTTCTTCCTTTTCTCACTCGCTGGCGTCCCCACCGCTTCCGCGGGCCAATTGGCCTGGTGATGGTCCCCACGCGGGAACTGGCCCTGCAAGTCAGCGCGGAAGCCCACAAGCTGGCTCCGTGTCGTCGCTTCCGCGTCGTCACCCTCTACGGCGGCGTTCCTCTCGAACGGCAGACCCGCCTTCTGAAACACTCGACGGACCTCGTGGTCGGAACGCCCGGACGCCTTCTCGATCATCTGCGGCGCGGCACATTGCAACTCCGGGATGTCCGTTATGTCGTGCTCGATGAGGCCGACCGCATGCTCGACATCGGCTTCCGCCCGGATATTGAGCGTATCTTGCGCCACTGTCCGAGCCAGCGGCAAACGCTCTTGATGTCCGCCACGGTGCCTGAAGCCGTACTCCGCCTGGTCCACCGCTACATGACCGATCCCCAGCATGTCAACCTGATGCCGGAGCAATCCACCGTCGCCACGATCCGCCAGAGCTACATCACGGTCGATGCCGAGAAAAAGTTCGAGTTGCTCTGCTATCTGCTGGAGCGGGAATCGCCCCGGCAATGCCTGATTTTTGTGGCACGCAAGCAGGGCGCGGACGAGTTATACCGCCAGCTCAAGCCCCGCTTTGCGGAGACTGCCGTCATTCACGGCGATTTGACTCAACGCCAGCGGGAAAGGATCATGGCCGCCTTCCGCAGCGGCGACATTCGCTTCCTCATCGCCACCGACGTCATGAGCCGCGGCATCGACGTGGAAGGCATTTCCCATGTCATCAACTACGACTTGCCGGAAGATGCCGATAACTACATCCACCGCATCGGACGCACGGGCCGGTTGGGCCGAGATGGGGTCGCCATCTCCTTCGTCACCCCGGAACAAGGCGAGCTGCTGACACGAATCGAAATGACGATCAATCGGCTGCTGGATAAGGAGGAAGTGGAAGGGGAGTGGTTCACCCCGCGGCTTGTGATCTCCGCGGAACCTTTCCTCCCGAATCCTCTCGACCAGTTACCACGGGACGAGGAGGGCTGGTGGAAGGAGGAGGAAGAGCCGCCATTTCCGATGCCGTCCTCGGAGTGGTCCAGTCCCCCTGGGGATCGTTCAGCCGTTTCGTCGGCCCGTCGGCTGCCGCGCCGCTACCGCAACCGCCTCTGA
- a CDS encoding RNA polymerase sigma factor — translation MGGHHSLPDSPRDSARRREFERLYAAYSREIWAIAYARWMDSHLALDIMQETFLRLWRQWEAGETIENPRAWLLRVARNLAEDMAKSAFRRHGTQSMEVLNGVVAPQPSPVERFEHTEQFARLRSLLQELAPADREILTLRYAWDYDTHRIAEYLNIAVAAVHMRLTRARQRLAALVKQKEQCRRPQTGTPLAAPQESEL, via the coding sequence ATGGGTGGTCACCATTCGCTGCCGGATTCCCCTAGGGACTCCGCCCGACGGCGGGAGTTTGAGCGCCTCTATGCGGCCTATAGCCGGGAGATTTGGGCGATTGCCTATGCCCGTTGGATGGATAGCCACCTGGCCTTAGACATTATGCAGGAAACATTCCTGCGCTTGTGGCGGCAGTGGGAAGCAGGAGAAACCATCGAAAACCCGCGGGCGTGGCTCCTCCGCGTGGCCCGCAACTTGGCCGAAGATATGGCCAAAAGCGCTTTCCGCCGCCACGGTACCCAAAGCATGGAGGTCCTCAACGGAGTGGTCGCCCCCCAGCCTTCACCGGTCGAGCGGTTCGAACACACCGAGCAATTTGCCCGGCTTCGGAGCTTGCTCCAGGAACTCGCCCCCGCAGACCGCGAAATCCTGACCCTCCGTTATGCTTGGGATTACGACACCCACCGCATTGCCGAGTATTTGAACATCGCGGTTGCGGCTGTCCATATGCGCCTGACTCGTGCCCGCCAGCGATTGGCTGCTCTGGTCAAACAGAAAGAGCAATGCCGCCGCCCCCAAACTGGCACACCGCTGGCTGCCCCGCAGGAGTCGGAACTATGA
- the proB gene encoding glutamate 5-kinase, translating into MTDRPMPDPLREQWVIPARLVVIKVGTNVLADSRGQIDRERMQSLADQIERLHRSGRRVVLVSSGAIGAGVGLLGLPQRPGELPQLQACAAVGQSRLMQLYQECFAPHGRAVAQILLTAGDFEHRVRYLNVRNTIHALFEYGALPIINENDTVSVAEIKFGDNDHLAALVTNLLRAPLLVLLTNVDGLYSDDPRLNPDASLLPTVEKIDSRILALAASTRSSLGTGGMRSKLKAAQLVTAAGEAVVIANGRWDHVLDRLFAAEPLGTLFLPHGEDLPAWKRWLGFTVRPKGTLHIDAGAQRALLEQRKSLLPVGVVRIDGNFTKGDLVAICGPEGQEIARGLSNYSAAEAQRIRGLTSTQIRERFGQLPYAEIVHRDNLVIIG; encoded by the coding sequence ATGACGGATCGACCTATGCCGGATCCATTACGCGAGCAGTGGGTAATTCCAGCCCGCCTCGTTGTCATCAAGGTGGGTACAAACGTCCTGGCCGATAGCCGTGGGCAGATCGACCGGGAACGGATGCAATCCCTGGCTGATCAGATCGAGCGTTTACACCGCTCCGGTCGGCGGGTGGTCTTGGTCAGTTCGGGAGCGATTGGCGCTGGGGTGGGGCTGTTGGGGTTGCCGCAGCGGCCGGGGGAATTGCCCCAGCTTCAAGCCTGTGCGGCCGTGGGACAATCGCGGCTGATGCAATTGTATCAGGAATGCTTTGCGCCCCACGGGCGGGCTGTGGCTCAAATCCTCCTCACGGCGGGAGATTTCGAGCACCGCGTCCGTTACCTCAACGTCCGCAATACCATCCACGCCCTGTTCGAGTACGGCGCCCTGCCCATCATCAACGAGAACGATACTGTCTCGGTCGCGGAGATCAAATTCGGGGATAACGACCACTTGGCCGCCTTGGTGACCAACCTGCTCCGGGCACCCCTTTTGGTGCTCCTGACCAACGTGGATGGCCTGTATTCCGATGATCCCCGCCTCAACCCCGATGCTTCCCTCTTACCCACGGTGGAGAAGATCGACTCCCGGATTCTCGCTCTGGCAGCTTCGACGCGCAGCAGCCTCGGCACGGGCGGCATGCGGAGCAAGCTCAAGGCGGCTCAATTGGTCACGGCGGCGGGGGAAGCGGTGGTGATTGCCAATGGCCGGTGGGATCACGTGCTGGACCGGCTCTTTGCGGCGGAACCGCTGGGCACGCTGTTTCTACCCCACGGCGAAGACCTACCGGCCTGGAAACGGTGGCTCGGATTCACCGTTCGACCCAAAGGCACCTTGCACATCGACGCCGGGGCCCAACGCGCCTTGCTGGAGCAGCGGAAAAGCCTTTTACCTGTCGGCGTCGTCCGGATCGACGGAAACTTTACCAAGGGAGACCTCGTGGCCATCTGCGGGCCAGAGGGGCAGGAAATCGCACGGGGACTGAGCAACTATTCCGCGGCGGAAGCCCAACGCATCCGCGGCCTGACCAGTACCCAAATCCGGGAACGCTTCGGGCAGCTCCCTTATGCCGAAATCGTCCACCGCGACAACTTGGTCATCATCGGTTAG
- a CDS encoding prenyltransferase/squalene oxidase repeat-containing protein: MSEPERTTAIGISRRQWLKVTAGALAGSTGAWLSHAQPPRSGVAGGGEDRRDAAQEITSEVQEAIDRGLEFLARNQNAEGSFVDHRSGSAVGITSLAALALMAGGHQPGRGRFGNEVLRAAEYVASMADGPYPGFLTTPESQGSGRLATQPSPMYSHGFGTLFLAEVCGMMPTPRQDQTVRAALEKAVAFTIAAQNKEGGWRYEPRAAFADVSVTVAHMMALRAAKNAGLFIRKSVIDAGVAYIKACQVADGGFSYWKGQGHSAFARSAAAIVGLYSAGLYQGGEIERGLKYLLQFLPGRPLSLRDIPPQHYWYGHYYAALAMWTARERYWNTWFPAIRQELLHKARTSGGLWLDPYHGAVYATAMALIILQLPNNYLPILQR; the protein is encoded by the coding sequence GTGTCTGAACCCGAAAGGACAACCGCGATAGGCATCAGTCGGCGGCAGTGGCTGAAGGTGACAGCAGGCGCGCTGGCAGGCAGTACAGGCGCTTGGCTCAGCCATGCTCAGCCGCCGCGGTCTGGCGTCGCTGGGGGGGGAGAGGATCGCCGGGACGCAGCCCAGGAGATCACCTCCGAGGTGCAAGAGGCGATCGATCGCGGTTTGGAGTTCCTGGCCCGCAATCAGAATGCCGAGGGTTCCTTTGTGGATCATCGGAGCGGCTCTGCCGTGGGTATTACCTCACTGGCGGCCCTGGCGTTGATGGCGGGGGGGCATCAACCTGGGCGGGGTCGATTCGGCAATGAAGTGTTGCGGGCGGCCGAATATGTCGCCTCGATGGCGGATGGCCCCTATCCCGGTTTCCTGACCACTCCTGAGAGCCAAGGCAGCGGGCGGCTGGCGACGCAACCCAGCCCCATGTATAGCCACGGCTTCGGCACCCTGTTCCTAGCGGAGGTCTGCGGCATGATGCCCACCCCCCGCCAGGACCAAACCGTGCGTGCGGCCTTGGAAAAAGCGGTCGCTTTCACCATCGCCGCTCAGAACAAGGAGGGGGGCTGGCGCTACGAACCGCGGGCTGCTTTTGCCGACGTATCCGTGACTGTGGCCCACATGATGGCCCTTCGAGCCGCCAAAAATGCCGGCCTGTTTATCCGCAAAAGCGTGATTGATGCCGGTGTCGCTTATATCAAGGCGTGCCAGGTCGCCGATGGCGGCTTCAGCTATTGGAAAGGACAAGGGCATTCGGCCTTTGCGCGCTCAGCGGCTGCCATCGTCGGCTTGTATAGCGCCGGGCTGTACCAGGGAGGCGAAATCGAGCGCGGGTTGAAATACCTGCTCCAATTCCTGCCGGGCCGGCCCCTATCGCTGCGGGACATTCCACCCCAGCATTACTGGTACGGCCACTATTACGCCGCTCTGGCCATGTGGACGGCACGGGAACGATATTGGAACACCTGGTTTCCCGCCATCCGTCAGGAGTTGCTCCACAAGGCCCGCACCAGCGGCGGCCTGTGGCTCGACCCCTACCATGGCGCGGTGTATGCCACGGCCATGGCCTTGATCATCCTGCAACTGCCCAACAACTACCTGCCGATTCTGCAGCGTTGA